The following proteins are co-located in the Desulfobacterales bacterium genome:
- a CDS encoding CusA/CzcA family heavy metal efflux RND transporter gives MIRNIIHTALANKLLVVISIVLVFGFGVYAYRSLPVDAFPDVSPALVQVFTVTEGLAPEEVEKYVTYPIEAKMTGLPKVREIRSVSNFGLSVVNIYFEDGTDIYFARQVVGEKLGEAREQIPEGFGDPQMGPIATGQGQILYYYLKDTTGQYSLTELRTFQDWIVKFNLQTVPGVTEVLGIGGHEKQFQVVVDPDALLRYDLSLQEIIERIENNNRNVGAQFLEQNGEQLIVRSEGLAEGISDLEKIVVKSADGRPVYLADVADIKIGGAIRRGLQTRNGQEEVVAGMVIKLLGTNSSTVIAQVQEKLAEIQNSLPEGVEIVPFYEQKTIVDASVNTVTSALVQGIGLVLVVVFVFMGGIRPSLIVSLAIPFSVLFTFIVMRVTGMSANLMTLGGVAIAIGMMVDGTIVMVENADRMLRRSDPDESVSHVVARACREVARPILFAISIIIIVFLPLFTLEGVEGKTFRPLAYTVSIAMLGAMIYSIFQTPALCALLLKRPGGKSSGQASPTPKEPLVVRVLLKPYKPLVGFFVRFRWLAVSLSVLLLVIGALVYPRLGQEFTPRLLEGDIMVNLTFAPSASISETKRNVMLLEKRFLTIPEVSEVVSRIGRGEVGAHSAPVNVSHMNVLLKPESEWTDAKTQPDIEAKIRSKLKGFPGVQTNITQPIQLSVDELIGGVKAELAVKLFGNRIDTLKEKGDAIGAVLRDVAGAADVQVQQMTGAPQLIIRPDRKAAARYGINIADIQDVIRAAVGGVEAGQVFEGIRRFDIYVRYEASARSTPEAIKNIIVQTPDGVRLPLSELATVKTVVGPRQILRENNQRYIAVQCNVVGRDIGSFVEEAQKRIAADIELPAGYFINWGGQFELQQQANQRLAIVIPVTLALIAIMLYMSFKTFSSTLLILLNIPLALVGGIVALWIGGQNLSVPASVGFIALFGIALENGMVLVTYINQLVREGVPVSAASIQGACMRLRPVLMTAATTALGLIPLLLSSGTGSEVQKPLAVVVIGGLVSSTFLTLLVLPSLYKWFAPRIETETNGN, from the coding sequence ATGATCAGAAATATTATCCATACCGCACTGGCCAACAAGCTGCTGGTGGTCATCTCCATCGTGCTGGTTTTCGGCTTCGGCGTTTACGCCTACCGGAGCCTGCCGGTGGATGCCTTTCCGGATGTATCGCCTGCCCTCGTCCAGGTCTTTACGGTTACTGAAGGCCTGGCCCCCGAAGAGGTCGAAAAATACGTCACCTACCCCATCGAGGCCAAGATGACCGGTTTGCCCAAGGTGCGCGAAATCCGGTCCGTTTCGAATTTCGGCCTGTCGGTGGTCAATATCTATTTCGAGGACGGCACCGACATTTATTTCGCCCGGCAGGTGGTGGGCGAAAAGCTCGGCGAGGCCCGGGAACAAATCCCCGAAGGCTTTGGTGATCCCCAGATGGGGCCCATTGCCACCGGCCAGGGCCAGATTCTTTATTATTATCTCAAGGATACCACCGGACAGTACTCCCTGACCGAACTGAGAACCTTCCAGGACTGGATCGTGAAGTTCAACCTGCAGACCGTTCCCGGTGTGACCGAAGTCCTCGGCATCGGCGGGCACGAAAAGCAGTTTCAGGTGGTCGTGGACCCGGATGCCCTGCTGCGCTACGACCTGTCGTTGCAGGAAATCATTGAAAGAATCGAAAACAACAACCGAAATGTCGGGGCCCAGTTTCTGGAACAAAACGGTGAGCAGCTCATTGTCCGCTCCGAGGGCCTGGCCGAAGGCATCTCCGATCTGGAAAAAATCGTGGTCAAAAGCGCAGACGGCCGGCCGGTTTATCTTGCCGACGTGGCGGACATAAAGATCGGCGGGGCCATCCGCCGGGGGCTTCAGACCCGAAACGGCCAGGAGGAAGTGGTGGCGGGCATGGTCATCAAGCTTCTCGGCACCAATTCATCGACCGTTATTGCGCAGGTCCAGGAAAAACTGGCGGAAATCCAGAACAGTCTGCCGGAAGGCGTCGAAATCGTGCCGTTTTACGAGCAGAAAACCATTGTGGACGCTTCGGTCAACACGGTTACCAGCGCCCTGGTCCAGGGCATCGGGCTGGTGCTGGTGGTGGTGTTCGTGTTCATGGGCGGCATCCGGCCCAGCCTGATCGTGTCCCTGGCCATACCCTTTTCCGTATTGTTTACTTTCATCGTCATGCGCGTCACCGGCATGTCAGCCAACCTGATGACCCTGGGCGGGGTGGCCATTGCCATCGGGATGATGGTCGACGGCACCATCGTGATGGTGGAAAACGCCGATCGCATGCTGCGCCGCTCCGACCCGGACGAATCCGTATCCCATGTGGTCGCCCGGGCCTGCCGGGAAGTGGCGCGGCCGATCCTGTTTGCCATCAGCATTATCATCATCGTGTTTCTGCCGCTGTTTACCCTGGAAGGGGTGGAGGGCAAGACCTTCCGGCCGCTGGCCTACACGGTATCCATTGCCATGCTGGGGGCGATGATTTACAGCATTTTTCAGACCCCGGCACTCTGTGCGCTGCTGCTCAAGCGTCCCGGCGGCAAATCCTCGGGGCAAGCGTCGCCGACGCCGAAAGAACCCCTGGTGGTCCGGGTGCTGCTCAAACCCTATAAGCCGCTGGTCGGATTTTTCGTCCGGTTCCGGTGGCTCGCCGTCAGCCTTTCCGTGCTGCTGCTTGTCATCGGGGCGCTCGTCTATCCGCGTCTCGGCCAGGAATTTACCCCGCGGCTCCTGGAAGGCGATATCATGGTAAACCTCACGTTTGCGCCCTCGGCATCCATTTCGGAGACCAAGCGCAACGTGATGCTTCTGGAAAAGCGCTTTCTTACGATACCGGAAGTGTCCGAAGTGGTCAGCCGCATCGGGCGCGGCGAAGTCGGGGCGCATTCGGCGCCGGTCAATGTCAGCCACATGAATGTTTTGTTAAAACCCGAATCCGAATGGACGGATGCGAAAACCCAGCCGGATATCGAGGCCAAAATCCGTAGTAAATTAAAGGGTTTTCCCGGCGTTCAGACCAATATCACCCAGCCGATCCAATTAAGTGTCGATGAACTCATCGGCGGCGTGAAAGCGGAGCTGGCCGTGAAACTGTTTGGCAACCGCATCGACACCCTCAAGGAGAAAGGCGATGCCATCGGCGCCGTGCTGCGCGATGTTGCCGGCGCAGCAGACGTTCAGGTGCAGCAGATGACCGGTGCGCCGCAGCTCATCATCCGGCCGGACCGAAAGGCCGCAGCCCGGTACGGCATAAACATCGCCGATATCCAGGACGTGATCCGAGCCGCAGTGGGCGGAGTTGAAGCCGGACAAGTATTTGAAGGCATCCGCCGGTTTGACATCTACGTCCGATATGAAGCCTCCGCCCGAAGCACCCCCGAGGCCATAAAAAATATTATCGTACAGACCCCGGACGGGGTTCGCCTGCCGCTTTCCGAGCTGGCAACCGTGAAAACCGTGGTGGGCCCGCGCCAGATCCTGCGGGAAAACAACCAGCGCTATATTGCCGTTCAATGCAACGTGGTGGGCCGGGATATCGGCAGCTTCGTGGAAGAAGCGCAGAAACGGATTGCCGCCGATATCGAGCTGCCGGCCGGCTATTTTATCAACTGGGGCGGGCAGTTCGAACTGCAGCAGCAGGCCAACCAGCGCCTGGCCATCGTGATTCCGGTCACGCTGGCGCTCATTGCGATAATGCTCTACATGAGCTTTAAGACCTTTTCCAGCACCCTGCTCATCCTGCTCAACATCCCATTGGCCCTTGTGGGCGGGATTGTGGCCCTCTGGATCGGCGGCCAGAACCTCTCGGTGCCCGCATCTGTGGGATTTATCGCATTATTCGGCATTGCCCTGGAAAACGGGATGGTGCTGGTCACCTATATCAACCAGCTCGTCCGGGAAGGTGTGCCGGTCAGTGCCGCATCGATCCAGGGGGCCTGCATGCGGCTGCGGCCGGTGCTCATGACGGCCGCGACCACGGCCCTCGGCTTAATCCCGCTGCTGCTTTCGTCGGGCACGGGCAGCGAGGTGCAAAAACCCCTGGCCGTGGTGGTCATCGGCGGCCTGGTCTCTTCAACTTTTTTGACGCTGCTGGTGCTGCCGAGTCTTTATAAATGGTTTGCACCGCGCATTGAAACCGAAACCAACGGGAACTAA